Proteins found in one Triticum urartu cultivar G1812 chromosome 4, Tu2.1, whole genome shotgun sequence genomic segment:
- the LOC125552196 gene encoding peroxisomal nicotinamide adenine dinucleotide carrier: MSDALINGLAGAGGGIVAQLLTYPLQTVNARQQTERDPSKPAFKDGAVRQLCLVVQNEGWERLYGGLAPSLVGTAASQGVYYFFYQIFRSRAEAASLRRSIRGIGDGSVGMFQSLTVAALSGCVNVLLTNPIWVVVTRMQTHRKANKQQGPQDQGLTSALDKALQPAPVENVPHKTINVIQDLYKEAGVFGFWKGVIPALIMVSNPAIQFMLYETLLKKLKKRRASNFKGAQGLTAIEVFLLGAVAKLGATLVTYPLLVVKARLQAKQMIDDDKRHRYKGTFDAITKMMHYEGLSGLYKGMGTKIVQSVFASALLFMIKEELVKGARFLVTGDTSLVKKLPSKPSR; encoded by the exons ATGTCGGACGCGCTGATCAACGGCCtcgccggcgccggcggcgggATCGTCGCCCAGCTCCTCACCTACCCCCTCCAGACC GTGAACGCGCGGCAGCAGACGGAGCGGGACCCCTCCAAGCCGGCGTTCAAGGACGGCGCCGTCCGCCAGTTGTGCCtg GTGGTGCAGAACGAGGGGTGGGAGCGGCTCTACGGCGGCCTGGCGCCCTCGCTCGTCGGCACCGCCGCGTCTCAG GGTGTCTACTACTTCTTCTACCAAATATTCCGGAGCAGGGCGGAGGCAGCATCCCTTCGGCGATCCATTAGAGGAATTGGGGATGGATCCGTCGGGATGTTCCAATCACTCACTGTCGCTGCACTTTCTGG ATGCGTTAATGTACTTCTCACGAACCCAATTTGGGTTGTTGTCACACGAATGCAA ACTCACAGAAAGGCAAACAAACAGCAAGGCCCTCAGGATCAGGGTTTGACATCTGCTCTTGATAAGGCCCTACAACCTGCCCCAGTGGAAAACGTCCCTCATAAAACTATCAATGTT ATTCAGGATCTTTACAAGGAAGCTGGAGTGTTTGGCTTCTGGAAAGGGGTTATTCCAGCTCTTATTATG GTCAGCAATCCCGCAATTCAGTTCATGCTGTACGAGACTCTTCttaagaagctgaagaagagacGTGCCTCTAATTTTAAGGGGGCTCAGGGACTGACTGCTATTGAA GTTTTTCTTCTCGGAGCTGTTGCAAAACTGGGTGCAACTCTTGTTACATATCCTCTTCTAGTTGTGAAG GCAAGACTTCAGGCGAAGCAAATGATCGACGATGACAAGAGGCATCGCTACAAAG GCACGTTTGATGCAATCACAAAAATGATGCATTATGAAGGCCTGTCAGGGCTTTATAAAGGAATGGGCACAAAAATTGTACAGAGTGTTTTTGCTTCTGCTCTCCTTTTTATGATCAAGGAGGAGCTAGTGAAAGGTGCTCGATTCTTGGTAACCGGTGACACCAGCCTGGTAAAGAAGTTGCCTTCAAAACCCTCAAGATGA